ATATTATAGTAATTTTATTGTTTAGGTAATATACTAAAACGTTGAACTGACTGAAAGTTGTCCAACCCCAACCCATCCCCTTTCGATCCACACTAAAGCATTGCCCCGTCCCCGACCCGTTAATCTTGTAACCTCTACTTCTCATCAGTCATCTCTTTGTACTGTTGTTATCTATCAAGTTTTTCGTGTGATGGAATATTGATGTAAGTGGTTGATTGTGATAGAAGGTGTGGATTGACTTAGTAACAAAAACTAAAGTACTAAACTACAATGGCAAACTGTTGTTCTAAGAAATCTTGTAGTTTATCGTGTTGAATTGTCATTAAGAGGATTACAAGAGGTTATGTTTATAGAGTTTACTAAACGAATACATGGAAACTAATACTATGGAAACTTGATATATAGAAACTAATATATCTAATATGTAAACTGAATTATACTTCCTAATGATacttatatcatatattcacaTCATATGTTCTTCTATGTCTTTCAGAAAGAAGTTCATGGATTTTCATGTCTAATCTATAAAATGATTGCAGGAAAGGTGCTCCAACCACACCGTTAATAACAATAGCAACAACTAAGCTATTTGCAGAAGTACTAGAAAGAAACAATTTACCAGCTGCTATCTTCACCTCATTTTGTGGGGGTGCGGATATTGGTCAAGCCATAGCAAAGGATACACGCATACCCTTGGTTTCCTTCACTGGAAGTTCAAAggtattttaatataaacagAGCTTATCTTGTCTCTTACATAAATAGCACTGAACCTTTAAATTTGTACTATTTACATCAAGGGTGGATTATATTTATACGAAGTCATTTGACTATCTTGTAAAGcatgttacaacttacaacccccgtttttttttacatttcccAGCTCCATTTATCCTAACATAATTAAGAACAAAATGGAAAAGTGAATGGACTAAATGGATAGATCTGTTGCTTTGAGTAGGCAAGCCCTTCTGATTACTAACCATGTTTGAAATATTTGTTTAACAAATTTCCGGTAATTTCCTGATTGTGTTTTCTGTGATTGTCATGCATcatgaaatcaatgttaatGGAAATTACTGATATCACTAATTCTGGTTTCTTATGTAAGGGTCTTTGTATTTATGATTCTGTGTAGAGCTACCATGGTAATTCAGTTCCCCTTAGTTCATTTGTTCTTATGTTTTATAGATAAACtattctgatatatatatatatatatatatttcttaactGATAGCTCTATAAATTTGACAATTAAGTTGTTTCTGATCTGTATGTAAGGCTGATACATAATGAAAATAAATGCAGGTTGGTCTTATGGTTCAACAAACAGTGAGCCAGAGGTTTGGAAAATGCTTGCTTGAATTGAGTGGAAACAATGCTTTAGTAGTCATGGATGATGCTGACATCAAACTTGCTGTTCGCTCTGTCTTGTTTGCTGCTGTTGGTACAGCAGGTCAGCGCTGCACAACATGTCGCAGActggtaataatatattttattatcgAAATGATTTTGGAGACttactttttcttcattttcatcTAAAAGTGGTTTTTAATAATGCTAATAATCTATCTTGTTTATTCAGCTTGTTCATGAAAAGGTATATGAGTCTGTGGTTGAGCAACTACTTGAAGCCTataaacaagtcaaaattggggATCCGTTAGAGAAAGGTACTTTGCTTGGACCTTTGCACACTCGAGCTTCAAGAGAGAATTTTGAGAAAGGAATAAGGAATATCAAATCTCAGGTACTTTATTGGTCATTTTGGAATAAGAAATCTGACCTATAAGGAAGTAGAGTGTTTGTTCAAAAGGTATCCATGGCATAATCTATTGTTTGCAACCTTGTAAATTGCTTTGGAAAATATTGGATTGTAATCTTAAAATtagtttatttaaatatatgtagTATATTGATCATACATGAAGTTCAGGAAAAAGTACAAAGTCACTGGTTTGACCAATCTGCCTATAAAcatttacactttaaccaaCCCGCCCTTTTTTTAACATAGGTAACATCATATTTTCTGCGGATTTAGTTTTAAGAGGCCTCCCTTTTTTATGTTTAGTTCGTGCGATTGTGAATAGTTTGTTTCATCAACTGACATTTTGCAGGGAGGGAAAATCCTCACAGGTGGTTCAGTTATAGAATCTGAAGGAAACTTTGTACAACCGACAATAGTTGAAATATCACCTAGTGCCGATATCGTGAAGGAAGAACTCTTTGGTCCCGTCCTATATGTTTTAAAGTTTAAGGTCAGTTTTTGGCAATTTCTTACATACCCTATCCGTGAAATACACTACACCTCCTATTACAGCTATTTGTAGATGCAATCCACTAGTATTTATTCGACATGTGTTGTTGTACAGACATTTGAAGAAGCTGTTGAAATAAACAACTCAGTGCCTCAAGGGTTGTCTAGTTCTATATTCACTCGCTCACCTGAACTTATCTTCAAATGGATTGGGTAAGTGAGAGAATGTTGTCATAGGTAGCAAGTTAATGCTTGATGCTCATACATTATTTTTATGTGACAGACCTCAAGGAAGTGATTGTGGTATAGTTAATGCAAATATACCAACCAATGGTGCTGAGATCGGTGGTGCTTTTGGTGGTGAGAAGGGTACTGGGGGTGGCCGTGAAGCAGGAAGCGACTCTTGGAAGCAGTATATGAGACGCTCAACATGGTAAATTATACGTTATACACAAGGACTAGCTAGCAACTCATCTTAGTATTCCTTTTTGATAAAAGGTCAAAACGGGTCACTGGTGCTGTTCGAATCGGGTCAGATTGATATAAATCACTTCTATCCAAAAAGTTACAAGTACATTCTTTTTATGAACATTTAGTGTGTCAAAGActaaataagtatatataacgTCATTAATAACCtaggtttttaaaattaaatggtTTGGTTACTTGTGGTCTCTTTGATATTTTCCACTCATTTGACCTCTTTTTTGAAATATGTTACCCATTGCGgataaatatatcattaatcAACCCTTTCATGAGTAAACAGACCTCTATATTGCGGAGTTTGTGATCACATCTTATACCTAATCTTTTTGGGCATTACACCTGATGATATTTTCCCATGTTGCTTATCAGTACGATCAACTATGGAAGCGAACTACCACTTGCACAGGGAATCAACTTTGGCTAGTAGATATTTCCCGGTCGGTTTAAACTTTCAAGTATGTTTGAttacatttttaatataaaaatctgTAAGATTTTAACCCTTATGAAAATTATCTCGGTTTGTTGGTTTCAGTACCAGGAAAGCATGAGAAGCACAGTGCAGGTGGATGCTTAACTTGGACTCGTAATTTATATCacataataattcaaaaatCGATAGAATAAAGGCACTTAACTTGGACTCGTAATTTATCCATGATCTAATATATCGATTATTATATGTGGGTTCAGCTGctattcttgttttttttttttttcttttgtgagTTTCAGAACATTACTCAAATGCAAGTTGCCATGGTTGTGTTGTGGAAATTCATGTTTCATGAATTTGAAGCATAAAAAATTGAATAAGGCTAAAACATATGCGCAAACTGGGATCCAATATAATGcgaaagataataataatcagTAGGACTAAAACATATGCCCAAACTGGGATCCAATACATTCTAATGTTTAGCACATAGGCTGATAGGcatgtatattttataatacAAGCTAACGTTAGGTTCGTTAGTTCATATATGTAGGTCTATATCTCGAAACTATCTggttttttaaatgaaatagGGAGAACATATAAGTCAATACCTGACGTCTCTTAGTTCGATTCTAATTTCCTCCACTTCTTGTGATGaacaattattaaattatatgaaTTGAAAACTCCCTTCTTATTGTCGTACGTATTGAGAAAtcattatattacattattactaGCGTGGTAGCGTCTAGCAACTACATAACAAACTGGTCTTTTACATGTGCTCTGAAGGTAAAAATAAGACTTTTAGAAATACTGTCCGAGTGTTGGTAATATTCAACATGTGACATAAATTCTCTTACCATTGGCTCTCACTAATGAAGACCTTATATAATAggatataataaaatgatacctaCGGTATTTTTATATGTGATGCTTTTTCTCGCTTCTGATAATATAAAGCCgttttttatatgattaaaGCTTGAATCAAAAATCTGATATTTTGATCTCTTATTTATTTGTAGTATGACAACTTCTTGTCATGAATATGTGTGGAGGAAGAGAAAAGTATAAGTAACCCCATAATTTACTAACAATATTACttcctttttctctcttttttttgtttgtttgtttagccttattttaattttactcTATACCATTTTTCACGTATTTTGGTAACTTTTATGTTTGtgaacaaataagataagattaaggGAGTATTGATGATGCTGTGAATCGAACGATGCCATTATTTGTGTGTTCCGCAAATAAATTGAACAATCGAGATTGGTATTAGGACTTGACatgtcataaataaaataatagggtGAATAACGAAATTGGATTGTTGACCAACCAACATGTCACATGGACAATATTAATGACATTTATCTACTCAATTATTTGGGAGGTTGTTAACCTAATCTAGAAAATTTTGGACCTTAATCATATGCACCATCCTATTTCCTACCTACTCGCATTTTCCAATCATTTCTAAACAATTCTTGGTATACTTCTATGAACTAAAGTAATCAACATTCTATTTTTAGGGAAAAAGGAAGCAAGGAAATACATAAAGCTTTTACTCTTTTAGTCTTTTATAATCTTTTTACATTTTCTTTCCGAGGTAAATTATACGGATGATACTTGTTAAAATGGCAATTGGGAGGGAACCACTTAGCCCCTTATACCCTTTTGGGTACCATGTCGCACTACCGCATATTGGCATCCTGATGACTTCCCCGGGGAGTAGGTGGGAATAACGAATACTGGGTTGCGTCAGGATTCGAACCCGCGCCTTACAGACTCCTAGATCCCTTGTGAAGGGGGTGGTGACCACTGGGTTATCAACCCAATGGTTACGGATGATACTTGTTGTATTTCCCAGATTaaccttttaatttaaaagattgTACCAAAAGGATAATATAGAGTATATTTCATGTATTTTTTGTGTAATTTACTAAAGTATATTATAAGAACTCATCAAGTAAGTTTTTCTGTGACATATTTTCATTGAAGGAGTGGTCAGCCGTTTTTTTCTACACCAATTTGTTTGGCGAGTATAAAAGgggcaaaaaaaaattcatgttcaggaaaatataattttctaaaataagCAAATGGCCATCTGATAAATATTCCCGCTATCTGTTTTGTAATATATGTCAACTCTGTTTcgtaatatgtatatttatattagaaCAGAAATACATGAAAAATGATTGATCCTCATAAAATTTtaacctaataatcctcctaatatctTAACACTTTAACATATGTAATccacttattatcttttttcaCCACCCCTTTGATTTTTCCATGTGGCTTAATTTTATGattaagaggattattaagTTGATCAATTAAGAGGATCCATCACTGCTCGAAATATATATCTTTGAGTATGGGGAATGTGACATGTGCATATGTAAAAGGAGTTGtcgaaattttttatttttatgttacaTTAGTCATCATATGCTAGTTTGGATACCACTTGCCTTAGCAAATGACATCTAATTTTTAGGTGAATAAATCTTCTAAGACTtgcttttttcttcatttttgttACTTGAGCCTCATATAAGTTATTCTAAATTGACACATctttattaagaattttttttttactttattcatTAGTTATTTTAAACACGTATATATACACGCATCTCACCCAAGAAGCCGAGGCCTCATCCCTTGTTCTCTCACTAGCTTCTTCCCTTCTTTTTCGGTTATCCGAACAAACCAGACCAACGAGCCCAAAGAGTGTGTACCAACAGTTCTAAAAATTGAACGCTTCTTCGGTTTAACTGACAGCCCTCTGAATCTCTAATGGTGAATTATTTTAATAcagtataaaaaacaaatatatgtagTATATCATACATAATTTACATATACATGTTTCTTAGagaaaaatagaataaaatggGTTGTTGTAATGTAGTGTTCATGATGCGGGAGTATAGTAGTGTGATACCACGTGAGTTAGTTTTGTTGCAcacataaaaacaaatttatatccAGCCACTGCACAAACAGAACCATTTGCGCACTTTTCTATTATAGCCTTATATAGGttaccatttttattttatatatttgtcttTGGACTCGCCCCAAATTGTTATAATTGATCATAGGATCGTAGGGACTCGTAGATGATTGTTGACTTGTTGTACTCTTATTAAGTTTAGAAaagtaattatatatgttatctAGTGTTAATCATGTACATATAATGAGAACCAAAAAAGCTAATTCTTAAATTTGTACACTTGTAATTCACGAATCTCCATCTAACACTTTTCATATTTTACATTCAAGACATTACACTAACATCTaaatgttaataatttaattgaTAACTTTATTATATAATGAAAGAAAACACTTCATAAATATTACTGAATCAGTTATATCTACATGCCAACtccaataaaaaaagaaaaaaaaagaaagcgaTAGTCAACAAACTAaactttattgtaacaatttaGATCACTAACTGGCGACTGATGTATCATCTATCACCGATGTtattacgtgatcatattctaacatcaCAGTAAAAAACCCACAACATGCGAGAAAAACCTCCTAATTCAATATTAagttacttttctttttcttgctcACGAGACTTTAACCCAGAAACTTTTCACTATCATCCATGAACTTTTAATTATCAAATCAGTAGGTGCCATCACTAAAATAATCCGTGTTCTCTCCATGTTTCTAGACCCATGTGATTTTCCTCTTTCCGTACAGATTTTACTATTTCTCCACTCCAGTAAATATATGCAACTTCACCAATGACCAatgttatctatatataaagaggactgcaagttaaatttttttttaaaaaaaataatgcatTATGGTTATATTCATACATTATCCATTTTAAACTGTATGTGTTTTAAGATATCATAATATACAATAATATTAAGCACCTTAAATGGTGTAAGGTTAAAAACTATGATGTATAGATTATCTCTTTTCATAAATATACACCCTCGATCTCCTAAAGGCAATGTCAAATTTATAGATATCTTCACGTTATATTCATAAGTGGAAAAATAATCATAACTACTGCGAGAAGATTACCCACGCAATGCGCCGGTAGCGACGGGTGGCGTCGGTGTCGGTGACCTAGCGAtgtgtttattaatttaaaaataactgATTTAATAGGGGTAACGtaagtaattaattttattaagagtattataagtatatttgttagtgatatttaaattagttaataaaaagaatGGTAATTTAGATATTTCAAATACTGACAAGAAAACAGTGATTATAGCCATTTACTTCCAAAAAGCGTTAAGTAACAAGATACAAATGGTTTCGTATTTACTTCATTGACCAAAGATTATAGCCATTTACTTCCAAAAAGCAACGTACGTACCCATCCATAAACATTCATTTAGCTAGCTTTAATGATGATATCCACTAATCACGGCCTCAAAATGTTATCGAGAAAATCTGAgaaaatatttaattagattTAGAGTGTGTAACCAAACTAATTTCTCTTGTACGTCTTTTTCATCTTTAACGGCAAATATATCACACGTCCATGTAGTTGATGATCCAACACCGCTAGCTAGACCAAaaggttaattatattttttgtgataTTAATTAGCTAGCTAGTTAAGTACgtaattcatcatcatcatcatcatcttcttcttccagCCCATTATTAATATACGAACatgaatcatcaacaacaagCCTTATTTTGGGAATACAGCTCTCGGATCGTGTTAGTCCAGCAGCAGCACTACTACAGACATCGTCTTTTTTTCTCATCGGACTACAAGGCGTAGACCTAACAAAACCCGGTGATGATGAATCCAAACTTCGCCTTAGAATCTGTCTCATAGCTGATATAAGCTTAACTGTCGGATCAGCAGCTGCCGACACTTGGCCTAATGACGAGCTTGGCGATCTACAGAACGCCACGTGGCGCGCCACAGCCTCGTCTGTGCTGATCAGCCTCTGGCTCCTTAGAATTTCGTCTTGGACAGCCTCGCCACATAATCCGCATACCCATTTTCCTTGATATCTTTCACGAATTCTTTGGATATATGCGGGAGTGCATTCTTCTGTCAATCCACAACAATCGCATTGAACAAACTCTACTTCTGTCGTCGTTTCggaattattttgttttgttgattctGTTGTGTGCATTATCATCATATCCGTCATCCTATCTACATATATCAAAACGTACAAGAACTACATTAATTAGCCCATATATAATGTttgattgagttttttttttttttttaatttaaaaaacaataaaaaaatatgcaaCGCTTTTCCTATttgattgagtttttttttcttcttgttaaTTTAGATGCATGTATACAGCCTAACCGGATAACACTACCGGCCCTGACCACCCATAAAAATTGTACCTAGATAGCTAGCAAGCAGGATTCGAACTTGAGACTTATTGTAAAGATTCCAAGATGTAAACCACCGGGTCGCCTTGGAGCTAGCTGGTTGATATGAAGCTTGTTGGTACCTCAAAAATCCAAAACGTCGAAAACTTTAGTAGAAAAGAGACTAATTAAGATAGTTTTCGATTATCCTTCTTTTTCCCACTCTCCATCTTGGAGTTTAGATTTGCTAGGATAAAGATAGAAAAATCTAAAAGACATTGTCTAGATGAATTTATATAACAATTATACTTCAATAGATTGTTTGTCACAACTTTGTTATTGGACGTACTTGTAAAAAATTTGTAAGCAAAGAATTATATGAAGAGAAGATTGGAAAAGAAATGGAATTATGAGGGGAGGAACAAATAGAGAAGGAATGGTGGGTTTTGTAGAGAGGGAGGGGTGGGTGGGTGGGTGTGGGCTCAATAATTAGGGGAATAGAATCCACAGCATTTTACCAAATGTAAAGGTATCAAACCTTGATTATagacttaattaattaacgtTATTGGTGTCTCATTACATAAATGTATGTGATTACTATATATACTTATTCCGTGTTTCCGTTTACACAATTTTATATCTCTTTCTATAATAACAATTATCATTTTTGACAATTATCTTAACGACAGGGCCATTACACTCaacaatattatttatttgtttacttaCAAAGTTACAATTTAGCGAAGTTCTTCTTGATTGAGATGAAaatatcttcatcttcataCACAATTTTATAAAGTTGTCTAATTATAGCCATTTGATTTGTCAAGTCGtcttacaaattaaacaaactgGCATATTTTTCTAGCACCTTGCCTCTGCCTTGTGAACGCCGAATCTTGTAATGAAATCTAAAAGGGGCGCCTAATTTGTAATTATATTCGTATTATCTCGATTTGTAGTTATGAATTTCATAAGAGTATATTGTTTTGGTGCTAAAGAACttcatacaacatatatatgtctACTTGTGTAGTACTCTACTTGGCTACTACAAAAATTCTTAATCTTATTTCCTACAACATGTACACTATTGGTTTGTCAATAAATATTCATCATTATTTTTATGTTCCACTTCAATTGCTGTATGATAATCGTAGTACATTCACACCAAATTGGCAAATTTACACATCTTACTTGGAACATGAAATAAAGTTGAAAGGAATAAATTGGTAAATAGCTTAACAGCGCATATATGACAGTCTATCCGTAGCCATCATATCCTCTGGTCATACTAATACCATACCAATCTAGTATATATTCTTCTTGTTAATTATATGACATgtaacataaaagaaaaaattgggATTTATATCTCATCTAATATATCCTTTAATCATATCGATAAATGATGACCTTTATTACATATTGATAGTATGAATAATCGGTTATGATTTAATAACGGGtctgttttaatttttatatatatctgacaatcaattcaaaatttatatgaattaaCATTATTATACGAGTACTTCGTTACTCCGTATTAGGACTGTCAATAggttcgggttcgggttggtgggttgaaaaactccgaccctaacccaacccactaaaagtttcaggtcagaaatttcaaccctgactcacaacccgccaacccatgacccaacccatgtgacccgagaaacaaatatatataaatataaaatggaataaatcaaccaatataaagctttatCATTGATGGTGTAAGCCGAAAACGAagggtacaaaaaagaaaaaaaaaatacgaggGTATTGTTAGTACTTGacacaaagttaacaaacttaccgtctcatcctacatcacttatcatctcacagaattttgaatcctccttttatttcatatttgaagttactttaggttagaaatataaaaaatgagaataggatgtatgaattagtgtaatgtggagtatgaactattatatataattcaattattttaaagatattgggttggcgggtcgacctgacaacccaacaacccaacccggacccaacccagaaaaaatcaggttgttgggttggcgggtcgaaaatactcaaccctaacctgatttttttcgggttgggtcgaAATTGACAGCCCTACTCCGTATATCACTTACCATGAAACTTACGACCTTCgatgctagctagctagatgtAGGGCAGTGCCTAAAAAGCTGTGCAAATATGGACAGGCCCGGTCTTGAGCAAGTGCGTAAGGCTCAATTGAGCAGGGCACCAAAAAATAAGGGGCACCAAATTTTGTATACAATACGCCACTGAGTCACTCcatatattgatttattaaattaattttgctGCTAAAGATATATCTATAGGCAAAAGATGTTGTTGTTATCTTATATATTAAAGTCCACTAGTCCATCAATATcttatgaattatattattgttttattattataccaTACATAATAATCTCATCTTATATTTTTTGACGTTAATATATGCAGATAGTTGCAAAGAGTAAATACGCAAACTGGAAGTGTTCATtgttcaaacatatatattgatttatatactttgattaattttttttatgtgaaacttaaacaacttatggtattaattatcaaaacttaaattttgatgcatttaaaATAAGTTAGAAAACTTTgctatagttattttatattttcgaaCGACATTATTGTTATGGTTGTTTTgatacctttttatatatacttactatacTTCAGCTGTTAATGACAAATTTTGACGTTTAATGGACACCATTAAGGCATTAATATATTATCGAGCTGGACACCCAAAATTCATGGCACGGGCCTAAATATGGAGTACTCAAAGTTCCTACGCATTATTATACTTTGTAGTCTTTAcacatatttttatatctataatgtATGAAGCCTCGTATTTTAATCATGATTTTGTTTCGTTGCCTAGAATATGTCCAAATAAAAAGTGGCTGGACACTTTCAACTCTCCTAAAAGATCTATATGATGAATTGGTATTAAATAAACGCCGGGAAAGATAGTTTTTTCATCAAAAAGTTAATAATCCTCAACTTATTTGATGATGAAGgactttttttcaaaaacactCATATcaacttataaatatattatattaatataactttatctaacattttaatttaatattataaattagtggtgtagaaataataaaaaatcattGAAAGGTTGATGTCATTGGGGATTTAGAGATGCTCTAATATATGAAGATTCATATTATCGTCAGTCTAGGCTTCTAGCTTGAGTTAATTAGAAAGTTACAAGTTAAGTAATATTGGTagtatctataataataataataataataataataataataataataataataataataataatatattggcCTTGGAGGGAGGGAGACAATGAGTGTCGAGATGTTTCCTTTAATTCGATAGCAGCTAGTGTGGGGGTCGGATCGTTCTCATGGTGGGTGCCGAGTAGGATTATTAATGtctttattgatatatatcgaaacatatatatgtattgaattTATCATAAATGGTAACGCTATCTTGGTATATctagaaaaaaatatacaaaatataaaaaaaattcactctAGTTGGtcaaataaaattgaaaacgTTGCACTAGAGAATTGTGTCATTCACATAGCTTTTATTAGTTT
The sequence above is drawn from the Erigeron canadensis isolate Cc75 chromosome 4, C_canadensis_v1, whole genome shotgun sequence genome and encodes:
- the LOC122595135 gene encoding aldehyde dehydrogenase family 7 member B4, translating into MGGFAKEYEFLTEIGIKPQNKGSFVNGSWKGTGPVISSVNPATNKPIAEVVEASPQEYEEGMRACYDASKIWMQVPSPKRGEIVRQIGDALRAKLDYLGRLLSLEMGKILPEGIGEVQEVIDMCDFAVGLSRQLNGSVIPSERPNHMMLEMWNPLGVVGVITAFNFPCAVLGWNACIALVCGNCVVWKGAPTTPLITIATTKLFAEVLERNNLPAAIFTSFCGGADIGQAIAKDTRIPLVSFTGSSKVGLMVQQTVSQRFGKCLLELSGNNALVVMDDADIKLAVRSVLFAAVGTAGQRCTTCRRLLVHEKVYESVVEQLLEAYKQVKIGDPLEKGTLLGPLHTRASRENFEKGIRNIKSQGGKILTGGSVIESEGNFVQPTIVEISPSADIVKEELFGPVLYVLKFKTFEEAVEINNSVPQGLSSSIFTRSPELIFKWIGPQGSDCGIVNANIPTNGAEIGGAFGGEKGTGGGREAGSDSWKQYMRRSTCTINYGSELPLAQGINFG
- the LOC122596450 gene encoding uncharacterized protein LOC122596450, yielding MTDMMIMHTTESTKQNNSETTTEVEFVQCDCCGLTEECTPAYIQRIRERYQGKWVCGLCGEAVQDEILRSQRLISTDEAVARHVAFCRSPSSSLGQVSAAADPTVKLISAMRQILRRSLDSSSPGFVRSTPCSPMRKKDDVCSSAAAGLTRSESCIPKIRLVVDDSCSYINNGLEEEDDDDDDELRT